One region of Elusimicrobiota bacterium genomic DNA includes:
- a CDS encoding DUF5665 domain-containing protein, which yields MYNKIVMSDKEKNIKKKLEQTATEVKNLVTTEFRDILDFAKKPWKLVWVNFLIGIARGVGLVIGMTIFGAVIVALIVFVLNKMVDLPLVGTYIAKIITEVKHQLSNMPR from the coding sequence TTGTATAATAAAATTGTTATGTCAGATAAAGAAAAGAATATAAAAAAAAAACTTGAGCAGACAGCCACAGAAGTAAAAAACTTGGTTACTACTGAATTCCGTGATATTCTTGATTTTGCAAAAAAACCATGGAAACTGGTATGGGTAAATTTTCTTATTGGTATCGCAAGAGGTGTAGGGCTTGTGATTGGTATGACGATTTTTGGCGCTGTTATTGTAGCGTTGATAGTTTTTGTTCTAAATAAAATGGTAGATTTACCACTTGTTGGAACCTATATTGCAAAAATCATTACTGAAGTTAAACATCAATTATCAAATATGCCCCGTTAA
- the lgt gene encoding prolipoprotein diacylglyceryl transferase yields MYPTLFKIGFLEIHTYGVFVALGFFVGFNILLYYAKKSNIPSSIVESLTFLVFIFSLVGARLFYVLISFDDYRTNLLDILKLWQGGLVFWGGFLAGGLSVIIFSLKKKLLFWQVADIFAPALAIGQAIGRLGCFFAGCCYGKPTDSFLGVIFPENCLAPAGEKLLPTQLISSILLFLLFLILRTLWNRKKFDGQIFLVYAILFSAGRFFVEFLRGDFRGNFIFGITPTQILSILVFIVSIVIWKKLSRLKTKSG; encoded by the coding sequence ATGTATCCCACACTCTTTAAGATTGGTTTTTTAGAAATACATACTTACGGTGTTTTTGTTGCGCTCGGTTTTTTTGTTGGGTTTAATATACTGCTGTATTATGCTAAAAAATCTAATATCCCATCATCTATAGTTGAATCACTTACCTTTTTAGTTTTCATTTTTTCTCTAGTCGGTGCTCGGCTGTTTTATGTTCTGATTTCATTTGATGATTACAGAACCAATCTACTTGACATTCTCAAACTCTGGCAAGGTGGTCTTGTATTCTGGGGCGGGTTTCTGGCGGGTGGACTATCAGTTATTATTTTCTCTCTAAAAAAGAAACTACTATTCTGGCAGGTTGCTGATATTTTTGCGCCTGCTTTGGCAATCGGTCAGGCAATAGGGCGGCTTGGCTGCTTTTTTGCGGGGTGTTGCTACGGCAAACCTACCGACTCATTTTTAGGTGTTATATTTCCTGAAAACTGTCTCGCACCAGCAGGTGAAAAACTATTACCAACACAACTAATATCATCAATTTTGCTTTTTTTGTTGTTCTTGATTTTACGAACTTTATGGAATAGAAAAAAATTTGACGGGCAGATTTTTTTGGTTTATGCGATTCTTTTTTCTGCTGGCAGATTTTTTGTTGAATTTTTGAGGGGTGATTTCAGAGGAAATTTTATTTTCGGAATTACACCGACGCAGATTCTATCAATTCTGGTTTTTATAGTCAGTATAGTTATATGGAAAAAATTATCTCGGCTAAAGACAAAATCCGGTTAG